GGCGCAAACGCGCCCGTGTGGAGCCCGTGCGGCAGGCGCTGCTGAAGCTCGGAGGCCTCGACGACAGCGTCGCCAGAGAGGAGCTTGTGTTGACGGAAGCGAAtcgcgaggaggcgcgccTGCTCGTATCCGAAGTCTGCAGTTTTGAAGTATTTGTAGCGATGCTTGAAATCTGCGCGAGTCACCCAACTCGCCACCCACGCGTTTCCGCTGCGGTTGAAGGAGATCCCGCCCACGAGGCGCCGGAGCGCCTGAGGCGTCGCGCCGCCAGACCCCGCCGGCCCGTTCGCGGATGCGGCGCCCTCGGGGGGATCGTCCAACTCGAGGCCGGAGACTGTCTCATCCGCCGCGCCGGCGTGCGACGCGCCTCGCTGGCTCCGGCCGCCCGAGCCTCCGCGGCCGAGGCCTCCGCGAGACCCGCCGCGACCGCGTGGGGTCGACAGCGTGGCCTGGGAGTCTCCCGGCGCCGCAGCTCTTCGCGGCGAGGCGAGGCGGCCCGCCTCCTCCTTTTGCTTgggcgagaaggcggtgGGGGCCTGGGAGGGCCTTTCCTCGGCGAGGGTCGTcagcgacagcgacgaggcCTCGAAGCCAAGCCCCGCGCCCGAGGTGGCTGCAGCCTGGGCAGCCGCAGCCGCGGAGGAGAGCCGCAGGGCGTCGAGCTCTGCCGTGATCTCGTCGACGTCGCTCTGGGGGAGTTCCCGAAGGGCCTTGACGACGAGAGGCATCGGCGGGGGACAGGGCTGCGGCGGGAGACTGCGAATGACTTTGTCGAACACGATGGTCAAGTACACGTCGAGGAACGCGCGGTCTGCGGCCTGCGAGATCTGCGCAAAGTGGAAGTAGAAGGAACGGAAgttgtccttcttcttccactctggacagcagagcgagagcgcATTCAAAATCGACAGGCAAGTCGACCGGGCCACAAGCAGCGTGCTTCCCTCCCCCGCCTGCGCGTGACCCGCGCCCGCAGTCTCTGGTGCCCCACACGGCCCTGCGCCCTCCGCCGCTGGCCCTGCTGGTGTCGCGACCGTCTCCGAGCTCTCAGGCGTCGAGGAGGCCGCCGGCGCAGCGGGTTCTGTggggagaggcgcgcgaCGCGGCGAGGCAGCGCCGAACGTTGCTGGTGAGCTCCCTGCCGGCACAGAGCAGTCCGGGTCCGCCTTGACGACTgctcgaggaggagaactGTCCCTCTCAGGCTTCATCGAGGCGCACGGGGCGGCAGCCGGAGATGAAGGCTCCATCGCCTCGAGAGAgcggaggaaaacgcgagcgTCACGCAGGGCGAGAGGTCGCAAAACGGTGAACCGCTGAACACGGTGGCCacacgagaagagacgcagacactgTGAACGCGGCGCGAGGAGCTGAAGGCAAACAGCGTGACGAAGGTATCTTGTTCGCTTCCCTCTGAACGtgtgagagaaaagaagcgatCACATATACGCATACAATGGAGACGCACAGATTCGATTCGAGGCGCGGGCATCTGCGCGGCGAACGACGGCCGGGCGACGCAGCGCCGCGCTGacctcctttgtctctttagacgagaagagaggccagCGAACGACGCCCAGCACGTCGCGGCACCTTGCTGCGGCGGGGCGCCAGAGTCGAACCGAGTGtccctcttcccctctcaggtgtctgtacagcgaGTGGAAGTCGACAGTTCGGGAAGGATCGTGAAGGCGAAAGACAAACAACGTAGTTGGCGCGCGcttggagagaggagagagacgagaggggcagcgaagcgaggagctccgaagaaggggagagccTGTCGGGGccgcgaaaaaagaaaaaacgtggaaagacgagagtggatacggaagaaaacgcggtGAGATATTACGGGTGGCCCGCGgaaatgcgagaaaaaacgcggacCCCGCAAAAGCCACGCGACGCTCAAACAAGAGAGGCAGGCCGCCTGACACGGTCGTCGTCGGCCTTCTTGGATTTCCAGGGAAAGCGCGCAGAAACGTTTTTGAGAGAGGGCAGGACGCCCTCACGCTTGCTTCATCAtggagagaacggcgaagacGGAACAAAGCCGAGGGCCGACGAAGTGCAGAACACGGAatcgagaacagagaagagccgaGGCAGCCGCGGCACCACTGGACTCACGTCGGCGAGCAGAAACCGCCGACTCACTCTCGCACCGCGTGACTGGACACCGAGAGAACGCGAGTCGGCCGAAGGCGCCGGCGAGACATGGTCAGCAGCGTCCCGAGAGCGAGGCAGGGAGAAAATGTGCGCAGCTGCGGCAGCTTTAGCGCGGAAAGTTCGCAGAACGGGAAGCCTGCTGCGCGGGAGGGTCACTGAGGTGTTTATACACCCGAGAGACGCCTGTCTACATGCGAAGCAAGGCCAGGAGGTTTTCCCCAATCCGCGGGATGAGGTTCACTGGGGTGAAAACTGAAGGCAAAGgcggcaggagagaaggaggtcGCCGCCGGGGAGTGAGGGgggcgaagacggagagatgGGTCCGGGAAAAGTGAAGCAAAAGGGGAACAGGACGGACGCaagcagacgagaagccTCGAGGCGCGAAAGTCGAGAGTTTTCCGTTTCGGAAAAAGTCGTCGGTCAGGGAAGAGGCGTTTTCCTCGAGGAAGAATCCCGTCGGAGTGAAGAGGACGCGTGgagaacagcgaagaaaaaaacagacgaagagcaCCGTTTTCGGTGGAGAGGCATCCTCTCAGTGATTTTTGATCGGGGTCCGCGCCGACAGAGAAATTCGAGAGACACTGCTCGGCTTTTTTTCAAAAGTCGCACGAAAAGACGGCGGACAAAAAACGATTCtccggaaaagagaaaaacactcGCACCTGAGAGGCGCCATCCCAGGCCCCTAGACGAGAGGGCGCGCACCGCACAACACAGCGGCCTCGCACTCTTAACAATTTTTTCTCTTTAAACCACATTCCCCGACGTCAAACGgggcgcgagaaaagagcacAAACAGGCGTGGGTAACCCCGCCCCCTGCTGAGAAGACAGGCACACGCTGACGCTGTCCGTGGATGCGCGCACAACCAACTTTGACCTACCAatttttccctttcttccttcacgTGATCACGCAGTGTGCACATCCTGCACAGCCACTCTCTTTcattcgtgtctctgtcattttcctccctctcctcctttttgTCCGGGGTTGCCCTCTTTCTCCGGAGTGCCTCCCGGTGGCCCGTTCGACGCGCTGTGCATGTGTCCGCCCTCCTGCAAAAGCGCGCGTTGCGAACCGCAAGGAATCCGAGTTCACAATTCCCACGGCAATGCCGCCGGTCTCCACACCGTTCTCGCGGTGCCTCGCGACGGCCGAGAAATTCTGGCCATTTCGCGTCCGGCCGGTGGAAAACGACCACCCGACACGAAGTCGAGGCTTTTTAGACACACTGAAATTCCCCGAAACAGCGCTCTGTCCGGCCGGGGAGAGGAGGGCGCGTAATGATCGAGTGCTGCGAGTGCCGTAAACCACGGGCCATGCCACCGCTCTTCTGTGCCTCGCCGAACTCGTTCTTCCGAACATTTCGAGtgcacagagaaaggcagaccAGCCGTGGAAAACAGCTACCATCTCATttggtgtgcatgcaccggcTGTCTTCCGTTCTTCCGGCGTAGAAACCGATGGGCAGTTCTTGGTGTGTCCTTTCTGTCGGGAGACTGCTCTGCAACTTTCTGAACGGACAGCACACCGTGGATCTGTGCGCTTCGAATGCCGCActgtctgttttttgctGCAAGAAGTGTCAGGAGGGGAAGTCCGTTAAATATcacagagaaggcaagaTTAGGGGGGATGGGACGGTGGCGTTCTTCTCAGCGAAGAAGTGTGAAACGACCGCGCCAGGCCACCGAGGAAACGACGCTTTACGAGCGCCCCATTACAGGGGAGAGGACGCCTCTCTGATGATCATCAGCTTGCTTCCCTGTATGTGCAAGGTTGCTAGAACCATTCATGTGGAAGTAGAAGATACGAAATAGTGAAATACAACGTGTAAAATGCTCCGGCAGCTAGTGACTCAGAACAAAATGCTTCAGAGACCGCCGGGTAGTTCTGAATATTGCATAGTTAACGCTGCGAAGACGTTACAGGCTCGTATCTTAGCCGTTATTCGATGACGTGTTTCTTTGAGGCGGAAAGCACTGCTTTTCATCCGCATACTCCGACGAAAAGGCCGCAGAGGCGGGAAAAGGCAGAGGCAAATCTCCGGAACGATATGGGAGGCGCGGTTGCCCTTTTTGACATGCTCCCGTGGTGACGCTGGCGAAGCGTCGAAACGCTCTGTTGGAAACGACGTGGCAGCCTAAGTAAAACGCGAAAAGATTCACTCGTAGGTACCAGAGTGGTAGTCACAGGATCCTTCAGTCGCGAGGACATATACTGGAAGGAACTTCGATACCGGAAAAGCGCGCTCGTTCTCTCATGAAAGAAACTGGCATTGATATCACTCTTCTGAAGGGAGGAACCTGTGTGGTGCGAAGGTAATCATCTGGGATGATGAGTCACGATAGACCGGGTGTACATCCAAAAGGGAACGCCCTCCTCATGTAGCTCATCTCAGCCTGCTTGTGATACTCTTGTTGCTGAATACAGAGAGAGTCAACGTGAAGtttcagagacagaacagagacgGCTTTGTGAACAAGGTTGCGGTATTGCTACTTTGCGAGAAACAATCATCAGGGGTAGGGCCGCCGGTAAACAGTCGACGGCTTGCTCTATCGTTATTGACAGAAACAAATAATTTATGATTCCCCGGTCAAGAATGAGAGGTAACGTCTCCGATGGAAGGAGGCCCTAGGGGGTCAAAGGCCTGAGTTGAAGAAGGACAGGGGGAAACAAGTCTCTGTGTCGGGGATTGCGTGATCACTAACAGCCAATGTTGTTGTGGAGAAGAGCTTCCTACAGTCAAAAGGGCAGTGCCTTCCTCAATGGCAGACAATTAAAAAGTGCTTCTTAACTCCAACGTGGAAGTGACGCAATCGTCGACAGGACCCGCGCCAGCAACTGGAGTCCCGCGCCTCAGGCTACGCTTGAGGAAATGCGAAACGACCACAGACTCCTTTCGGAGGCGGCAAAAGACACGAGACGGCACCCTTCTTGACAGCTCTCCAAGGTACTTTGCGTCTCGTCTGTATGCGTGTGGTAATACTCTGGAGAGGAGTAACCACAGTGTCGAACGAAGTGACGAGCACGTGCTACGGACAGTTCCATCTTCATCCTAAAAATGCAACCTATTCTCGCGTTGTAGTCCCTGCAAGGCTCATTACGTCTCTCAAGTAGCCGGACAGAAAAGGCGACCAGAACCTGCGATACAGAAGTATGTGTCCGATGGCTGCATGTTAGTGGCTATACACCTTCATACACTCACAAACTGCGTATTCTCATGTCTTTGTAGCCAGATGGTATATAACGCAGACCGCGACATGAGGCCGAACCTGCGCCACATGCAAAAGCGTTGATGGTTGTGTATTAGCAGCTGAATCAAATAAATCGGACATACCAATTTTAATGTTTTCGTGAAATTTAAGTCTCATGTGGTTAATAGACTGGCAACCCAGTGCTTTACCGTGCTGAGTGAGGCTAAAGAAGCCACATATACACCAGAAATGATGTGGAACAGCTTAATTTCAGGGGATATTGATTCCGGACACTATCGGCTCTCTGAAGCAGTTTACTGAGGTGGTGGTGTGCAGCAACCATGGGGAACATGGTTGTCTAGATCTCGCTGCTGTATTCCTATTCAGTGCATCAACTTTCCTGTAAGAAGCTGGCGTCCTGCCTGTCCTCTTTCCCTCGTGAAAAACGTGGATTCTTGCTGGCAGACCAGTTCCGTTGACACCGACCAGGAATACAGGCCTTCAAGGAGCACGGCGGCAAGATGCATACGAAGCAAGGATGGAAACCCAGAGCCAATTCGTATTTGCCATGGTACTAGAAACACAAGAGAGACCGGCACTACAATGTTCCTGTTGAATTCTCGTCGCCTGTGTTAGTGtgcgtgtctgtgtgtgtgtgtaggtTACGAACGTGCCCAACGAAACGCTAAGAAATGGATTGTCTCCaccgaaaaagaaacgagtcTGAAGCTGGTTTTTATCCTTGTTATGTGAAATTGCATGCGTGTACGAAACGGAAACGGGACAAGCAGCGTCACTATGTGCCCCGTTTGAAATTTCACCGTCGTCCAAGACCTGCGACgtctttttcgcgtctccactttcccATTGGTTGCTTGTGTCTAATTCCTGACGCTTTTCCGTCGTTGCGAGATGATTTCAAGTGACGCAGGAAAATGTGGGACGCCGATGTGGCTCTGGACGTGTTCTGAACTTTGTTCCGCAACCCGCCAGTGGCAAAAAGCTGCATGGCCTCTCAAGGAAGGCGTTTTGCCGTCGGCGTGGAAGGCACACAGCACTGGGTGCCGCTAGTCGCTCTATAGAGCTCattccgcgtttctccaaACGGGTGGTGTCTCAAAAGATAACCCAATACTTATGTTCTGAACTGCCAGGTTTAGTTTCCCCGTACCCTCTCTGGTTTCCCCACATCCCGCGCGACGACCACTGACGGCGTGACAATCGTTGTCTCGAGTTCCCTTTTCTGTGCATCGCAACGTGGACGAGCCGAGGCTGCACACGGCCCCTGGTGTGGAGGGACCAAGCGGTCAGAGAATCTAATTCTTGAAGCGACGCTAAGGCAAGCCGATTTTCTGTTTACTGCGGGATAACTTGTTGAATGTTGAGAGGGCGGGGTTGTCGGTGTTTCCACTTTTTTGgctgtcgctctcgtccGGTGCCTTCTCGTGTTTCTCGCGACTGCTTCTCCGCTGTTTTCTCCGGACGCGAGAGTTTACGGACGTtcgttgttttgtctcggcgCGGGTGATGTTTAGGATGCTCGTTTTTCCGTTGGTGGACTATCGATAGCGCGACACGAGAGATTCTTCCTCGAAATGTCCGGGTCAAAGTCGGGGCCGGCGGGGCTGCCTGTCGTTGCAGTCAAGCACCCGGGAgttctttctgtcgcgaACTTGGATCTTTCTACGCCTGAAAGTGTCAGCAGGTCCGTCTCTCCTGATGAGGTGGTGACCATGGATTCTGTTGCCATCGATGACGCGTCGAAGGCGCCGGGAAATTACCCAGAAATGTCCGTGCCTGGTTCAGCCGGCTCGGCAAAAACCAAGTTCAACTCTACTCTGGCGTACTTAACCTTCCTCTTTGTCGGCGCCAACTCGTTGGTGAACTGGGCATTCGTGATGCAAATTATCCCGTTCATCGCGCACTCGTTTCTAGACAACCAGGACTGGAACAACACGCTTCTCGGTTCGTTTCAGGCCATCGAAGTCGTCGTCCAGCTGGCAATGCTTGAACTGGGAAGCACACACGTCAACGCGGTGTGTCTCGCGGGAGTCATCAACGCAATCGCGGGGCTGCTGATAGCTCCTCTCACTCTCTACACCAACGAGACCGTTTCTGTCTGGATGCTGCACCTCATCTGCCTAGTTCTCGGCGCGTGCTCCGGCATCTATCAGGGTTCTGGCTACGCCATTGCCTCCATGATGCCGCGGAACTTTGTCAGCGCTGTGTCAACAGGTAAGCTGAAACGAATCGTACTCCCGCTCACGTCTCTACGGACAGATAACTACGAAGGGTGCCTTCTGGGACTCCGCAAGACGCGGACAGGCGTGGTTTGCGGTGACACATTTCTCGAAAACAGAGCGGCCGTGCACAAATGGAGCTTCCCTTGCACTCATTCGGTGTATGCACAGCCGGACACCTCCACACGTTTGAAGTTTCTCGAGTTCTAGATCCTAGGCAGCTGCTGGCCTAAACAAACTGGCTGTCTTTAACTCGAAGGTTTGTCCACCACACCGTCTGTCTTTTCCGCCTCTGGGCGACAAAAGTTTTTTTTCGACCGTCTGGATTCTGCAGATTCCGGCTGTGGTGTGGTCTCGGTCACGGACTGCGTTCGTGCTTAGAGTCGGCCCGTGTGCAGGTGTTGCTGTGTGCAGGCCAGGGGTTGGCAGGCCTGTTTGTCTTCGCCGTTGTGGTTGGCGTTTCCTTTGCGGTTTTCGACGTCGATACGCCGGCAGGGACAGAAGGCATGGTGTGGACAGGTTTCTCGATTTCCGCGGTGCTCTCGGTGGTTTGCgctgtcgtttttttcctcgtcATGCGACAGTCGTGGGCGGTGGCGTGTCTCACGCGCGTGCGGGAAGAGCGCGCCCTCAAGCGCGCTGCTGCGGGGGtggcgaagacgaaaaaggaagagccGCGGAAAGATTTTGCGGACGGTCGGTCTGTTGGGAACGAGGAGCCGTTTCGAGGTCCGTCTTCGCAGATGACTGTGGTGACGATGCTGACGCCCGAGGAGCTGTCGAAGGAGGTTGAGATCGACGACGGCCGACGAGCGATGACTCAgaacgaaacgcagaagagtCAAGTTGGGGTGCGTCCGTGGCCCGCGGTTTTGAAGGACGCGTCGCCCTGGCTCTTCATGTTGATTTTTCACATGTTCACCAGCTTCCACTTGTTTCCCAAGGTCGGGCCGCTCTCGTGGAACTACGTGGATCCGCCGAAGAACCACCTCGTCATCTTGTTCGGGATCTTCTACGTGACTGAGTTCGTTGGCAGGTCTCTTCCGGACCTCTGCACCATCCGCGGCCTCGGCTTTTTGCACCTGTCTCGCCGTATGTTCGTCGTGGCCGAGTTCGCGcgcctgctcttcttcctccccttcgtcCTTGGGTACGCGGTCAGCAACACGCCTTTCCTCAACAACTTCTACTGGTACTGCATCCTCATagcgagtctctctctcacgcAAGGCTGGCTAGGTACACTTGCGTTCTACTACGCCGTTAACAGCGTCGAGTCCCCggccgagagagaactgaCCGGTCCCATGGCAGCCATCGCCTCGCCCTTTGGCTGCGTCATAGGTCTCTACACCGCTGCACCGTACTAGCGAGAGTGACAGCGAACGAATTCAGAGGACCAGGCCCGGACTAGCGGAGGGTTTAGGAGCGGGGCGATGACAGGGTGAGAGCGGAACGTGTGGAGCACAACTCCGTAGGACGACTCGCGACACACCTGCTGACGACGTCCGAGTCGTGCCTTTTGGAGTTACCGTCTCTCTTTATTCCGTGGAGTCCACGGACACCcagggagacacacagagccATAAAACGCAACGGCGAACCCTCATTCTCAGATACGTGTTTTCCCGTACGACTTCCCTCAGCGCGTTCGATATGCTTTTGCCACTGCCAATGGaaagtgtacagacagcgtCGACTGTTTTGCCCGTCGGgcgtcttcgctgttttcACGGTGAACGAAAGGGACGTGAAGGCGTTCTCGGCCGCAGCACAATGCGTGTGTGGGAGGAGGGGGGGGGCGGGCATGTGCGAAGAAGGCCCGCGGATCGCGAAcacaaggaaagagaggctcCAGGCAGCTCTTGCACACTTGCATGTACTGTTAAGTCggcgaacgaggaaaaaTACTGAGGGAAAACATGATCTTGTGTGGTCTTGTGGAGTAAGAAGGCTCTCGACACTTGAGTAATTTAAGCTTTCGGAGTTCCGTTGTAAGCGCTTGGGCACAAGTTCCAGTTCGTGAAGGATGTACGGGAAAGCTGGGGGCGCAACGCGCTACATGCAGGACCCGCTTGTGGTTGCCACTGAAGCAAGAGCGTAGATGACCGCACCAAAAAGGATGCGGCGTTTTTTATTGCAACCGATTGTGTTGAACGCGACTCCGCGTTCTGTGTTACGTGTGTTCATAGATGGGGGTTAATGAAACTCTCGTGGTGAGTTCTGTCGATGGTCTCTGGGGATCCTGTCGTAGACCCGACGGTATTTCGTCgcccgtctttctctgtgtatAGCGTACAAAGGGTGGCGGAAGGAAGTGCCCGAAGGAAGTGAAAGACGTCGCGTCGGAGGCCGTTGAGCGTTTGAGGCGTGTGCCACAGGAGGGGCGAGGGTGAGTTGGAAAGACAAGATCGCCCACTGTTCCTCAACAAGCCGCGGGAATATAGGCGCGTGTGATTGAAAAATACTGATGCACCCGCCTTTTTTTCGAAGCAACTGCTACGGGGGCACTCCTGTGCTGCCCACATTCACTACAGAATCGTAGAAGCAGAGCTTTGGCTGCCCGTCACGATTGCACAGCGACTCCGCTGTCTTGACACCGCGGAGCAGCAGTCTTCAGTAGGGCTGCGAATGGCCATTTTCGGCTTCCCAGCCACTTGCTCGTGGACAAATCTTTTAAAGGCACTCGCGAGCGACTGCAGTGGATTCATCGTTCgtggaggagcagagacTGCTTGCTCCGCGTGAAGACCTGTTTCACTGTTGCTTTCCCCTGACTGGGTTCTTGCGCCTCTACAGGGCGGCGGTTGTCCGTCCTTGCGAGGTTTTTGTGTGGCTCCGCGTTGTCACGCTACAGGTGTGACTCGGCGGCATGGGGGGACGATTGTGAGAAGACGCTGGGGACACGCGTGAAACTGCATCTCACGTTTTTTTCCGTCACGCGCTTCTCGCGCCGCATTCGTGAGGTACATGTCTCTATCCAAGCAGTCAGATCCCTTCGAGTTCGGTCTCTCAAGTCCATCTTGCTACGGGTGCGTAGACAGTTTTTGATCTGTTCACAGCAGTTTTGGGACCACGCTGTCGAACACTCTTGTGCAGAAGCAGCCTGTTTTTGCCGTTGGCTTTTTTTGGCTGTCCGTGATCGTACATGGGGAACATGCTTTACGAGGTCGCTGCGGCTGCACCGACACATACCTACATCTAATTCATTGAAGGTGTGTGTACCTGCAGACAGGCGCCTATACTGGAAGAGCGATGTGCCACGCAGGCAGTGCTAAGTATAGCACCGGAGAGTTTTCTTTCATAAGAATGTGGAACATGAgattttccttcttgtcgATGCTTGCGTTATTTTGTGTTTTGGCTTTCTGTGAAACAGCTAATGGGCTACCACAATGTTGATTCAACTACGTGGATGCAGAGGCCAGTCTCAGACTTGAGTGTATGTCCGGAGGGAAGGAATAAGAGGAGGAAACTCTTACCTGCGAGAATTCAACCGGGAATACCGACCTAAGAACGATGTGCCCGAAATAGTGGTCGTACGTTTTATGAAAAACTGTATCATTCTCTTGTCTGCTGTCAACCGCACAAGTACTATTTCTGCAGTCTGTGTCGAGCCCTAAATGTCCGTAACTATTCTAaatccgttttctcttccttcgacTGCGAGTGGGCTTTCCGCCGTGAATTCCCTTGTGTGCCACCAGTTGTCTCAACAGGACGCTTCCCGGTACCGCTTTTTGGCAGGCGAATATCGTGAGGCTTTCTCCACTGTTTCTTATAAGTGAATGGTTTTGAGAATTCGTTCAACTGATTCTAATCTTTACTGGACCGTTCGACGGCGACAGTACATTGCAAAGGTCTAGAAGAGAATTTATACGTCAGTGAACGTATCTACATGGAATTGATGCACTTTAATCGGCGTCTGTACGAATTTACGTAAGCATGCTCACAGCCTTCTCGGTTGCGTAGCGGCTCTATAAATTCGCAGGTGTCACCTGGTATTTCcctccagttcttctttcAAAGTAGCCGGGTTCCAAACCATCGTCGACTCCATTGACATACAGGCTGCAGTGGCATGGAGCGGTTAGGGCACGCCGCTATCATCCTGTTGTCTTATGCCCGCTGCCACTGTGTTGCTAACTGGACCTTTGCTCAAGTGTTTTAGCGAGAATACATTTTAAGCAACTGATTCAATGCTTTGGCGACGTTGTCGACAATTATGCTTCTCCCGAAGGCCGTGTGTCCACGGGAGTACTTCGATGTACTTGACGTGCGCGACGCGTGCTGCCGATGTCGATCTGTGGTTCGGATTTAGCAAGTATTTCCTCTGACAATCCGTGTTGACGAACAAGGTTGTAGAGACACACTACGTGCGTTCAACTACGTGTAAATGTAGCCAAGCACTCCGGAAGAGCTGTGAAAAGAGCAAGTTTCTAACCCAAACCCCCGGTGAAGATATCAAACACAGTGGCGTTTTTGTTTCGGTCAGTTGAGTGTGCCCCGACGGAGGTCTCAGTTTGCCACCAGTGAAACACCGGTGATTGGAAGTGCAACAGGTTTGGGCTTCAGAACAGTACCACACGTTTTGAAAATTTTTGACTAGGAGTGTATGCATTAGAATGCATTCTTTAGACAAGACGGGAGCGCGATAGTTTTGTCTAGGGGGAAACGAATCCTTGAACAAAAAAACACTGTATAATACGCCAGAAATGGACAAATGACAAGAGCCGGACGTAAACTACCATTCTCGAAGCAGTTCCCACTCGACAAATATGTCGAAAAAGAAGGGATTTCTAGCGCGCGACTCGCCCTGCTTCTGCCTCACACAAGCAAGGCATCCTCATCACTGAGTTTAAGACGAAGCAGTTACCTCTGCACAACATCCTTTTAATTTGCCACGTCGTTCTTGGCTTTCTTCATCTCAGGCTCCCCAGCGGGGCACGTTGTCGAGCCAAATCCTCCCTCGCCACGCGCGGTTTTGTTCAGTTCATCGACAAGCTGCACAAACGAAGTTCCGAAAAGACGCACAAGACCTAAATAAACACAATCAATTGAAGGTATACATGCATTAAAAGAACGGGTTCGCCATGGGCTGTTTCAAGCTGCTCATCACCTAGTGGGATATTCGGTTCTCGCTCCCCGTCCAATAACGGTTGTCAGAACAGGGTAGCTGCGTAGAACTGCGTGTCTTCGTTACAATGGGTGGCCAACAGatccttctcgtttctaTTGCTCTTGATGTCCATGAATCATGTTAACGTACCTCCAGGGTAATGCCCTCGCCGCTGAACGCGACAGCCTGGACGATTCTATCACCCTTCTTCAGGGTGTGCGGAACGGTCTTGATGTTGTCGACGGCGGCCATAATTTCTCCTCGATACCCCGCGTCGATCAGACCCACTGAGGGCAAACGGACAAGCACGTTTCACTGGTTTTGCTTGAAGAGGTGTGGTATGGTGAGATAATCGCCCACAAACTGTAGAATTCCGTTGGCGCGGAGTAACAATAACATGCACACTCGGATGTtagggagagaaaagtgcAGCACCCTCAAAGGACTGCTGTGTCAACCGTTCACCAAGAACGCCTAATAAAACACAGACCAGATCCTCCACACCCAACAGGCACCAACGGAAAGCCCAACGCAGCGAAGAATGAGAGGCTTCGGGCGGATCTTTGTTCCGAGCGGTGGATGTTCGACGAAACAGTGCCGCCTCCCCTTCCCCTCTGTTGCGAGTTCCGGCCAGAAATACTGATTCCTGCATTACCATGAACAACACGTGGTGCGCCTTCTCATGGAGAAGGCCACAGCCAAGTGCCTGTCCAACTCGTCATATAGACTTTCCAGAAAACAGTTTTAAAGAGTCCTAAAGCGCACCTGAGTTAGCCAGTCTGAGAGGGGTTTTGGAAAT
This Toxoplasma gondii ME49 chromosome VIII, whole genome shotgun sequence DNA region includes the following protein-coding sequences:
- a CDS encoding nucleoside transporter protein (encoded by transcript TGME49_233130~Predicted trans-membrane domain (TMHMM2.0):83-106:120-138:144-167:176-199:211-234:243-266:370-388:441-464:470-493:507-530); translation: MSGSKSGPAGLPVVAVKHPGVLSVANLDLSTPESVSRSVSPDEVVTMDSVAIDDASKAPGNYPEMSVPGSAGSAKTKFNSTLAYLTFLFVGANSLVNWAFVMQIIPFIAHSFLDNQDWNNTLLGSFQAIEVVVQLAMLELGSTHVNAVCLAGVINAIAGLLIAPLTLYTNETVSVWMLHLICLVLGACSGIYQGSGYAIASMMPRNFVSAVSTGQGLAGLFVFAVVVGVSFAVFDVDTPAGTEGMVWTGFSISAVLSVVCAVVFFLVMRQSWAVACLTRVREERALKRAAAGVAKTKKEEPRKDFADGRSVGNEEPFRGPSSQMTVVTMLTPEELSKEVEIDDGRRAMTQNETQKSQVGVRPWPAVLKDASPWLFMLIFHMFTSFHLFPKVGPLSWNYVDPPKNHLVILFGIFYVTEFVGRSLPDLCTIRGLGFLHLSRRMFVVAEFARLLFFLPFVLGYAVSNTPFLNNFYWYCILIASLSLTQGWLGTLAFYYAVNSVESPAERELTGPMAAIASPFGCVIGLYTAAPY
- a CDS encoding deoxyuridine 5'-triphosphate nucleotidohydrolase, putative (encoded by transcript TGME49_233140), with translation MLLRVQALTPEVRAMYAAHGHYHEGDSGVDLFVVQDQEIQPGETAFVKLGIKAAAFTPAEGGEQEKNVSWLIMPRSSISKTPLRLANSVGLIDAGYRGEIMAAVDNIKTVPHTLKKGDRIVQAVAFSGEGITLELVDELNKTARGEGGFGSTTCPAGEPEMKKAKNDVAN